In Populus trichocarpa isolate Nisqually-1 chromosome 7, P.trichocarpa_v4.1, whole genome shotgun sequence, the following proteins share a genomic window:
- the LOC7466802 gene encoding uncharacterized protein LOC7466802, with amino-acid sequence MAKCFSFAATQDSCYRYSFTRSGLKSSTTDLGEGTIMHCWIPKKHDPSKPTLLLIHGFGANAMWQFHGLIPKFISKFNIYVPDLLFFGESYTARAERSEAFQAQCVIGVMEAHKVTKMDVLGLSYGGFVAYSIAAQFKALVARVAIGCAGVCFEEKDLEEGGVFKEVTSMEEAVELLIPQTPEKIREMMRLSFYKQPRSMPSCFLQDFIEVMCTQFRQEKKELIQALHKDRKMSDLPRITQPTLIIWGEHDQVFPLELAHRLERHIGDNAELVIIKNVGHALNAERPKELYKHLKSFFIDNLPSSKHASHTNSLKAD; translated from the exons ATGGCAAAGTGTTTTAGTTTTGCAGCAACACAAGATTCATGCTACCGTTACTCCTTCACTCGATCAGGCCTCAAATCATCCACAACCGACCTCGGCGAGGGCACGATCATGCATTGTTGGATCCCAAAGAAACACGACCCATCAAAACCTACGTTACTACTGATCCATGGTTTCGGTGCCAACGCAATGTGGCAATTCCACGGTCTAATCCCTAAGTTCATCTCCAAATTCAACATCTACGTCCCCGATCTCCTATTCTTCGGGGAATCCTACACTGCACGAGCCGAAAGGTCCGAGGCATTCCAGGCACAATGCGTTATTGGTGTCATGGAAGCTCATAAGGTGACCAAGATGGATGTGCTTGGGCTGAGTTATGGCGGGTTTGTTGCGTATAGTATCGCGGCACAGTTTAAAGCGCTCGTGGCGCGCGTGGCGATAGGATGCGCCGGAGTTTGTTTTGAAGAGAAGGATTTGGAGGAAGGAGGAGTGTTCAAGGAGGTGACAAGTATGGAGGAAGCTGTTGAGCTTTTGATACCACAGACACCCGAAAAAATTAGGGAGATGATGAGGTTGTCGTTTTATAAACAACCACGTAGCATGCCTTcatgttttctccaagattttATTGAG GTAATGTGTACTCAATTCCGTCAAGAGAAGAAAGAACTAATCCAGGCATTACACAAGGACAGAAAGATGTCTGATCTTCCCAGGATAACTCAG CCTACACTCATAATCTGGGGAGAACATGACCAGGTTTTCCCACTGGAATTGGCACACAGACTAGAAAG GCATATCGGTGATAATGCCGAACTAGTGATAATAAAGAATGTGGGTCATGCACTCAATGCAGAGAGGCCCAAGGAGCTCTACAAGCACTTAAAGTCTTTCTTCATTGACAATCTTCCTTCGTCAAAGCACGCAAGCCATACCAACAGCCTTAAGGCAGATTGA
- the LOC7490201 gene encoding wall-associated receptor kinase-like 15 produces MENLPSFNIIIILLFCYVTQFILWQTLAQDLPCRTTCGSIQVKYPFGSGHGCGSPRFHPYIACSPEGDQLLLTTHTGSYPITSISYTTSTFIITPPHMSTCTSMQQSPNLGLDWASPFQLGSSTFLLLSCTPPTSSLNIKGSPVCDTSSYLCASIYTCPSVIGLGLPLFPPTNTCCVYSPANFNSKGELDLQKLKCMGYASVVSLQEHPTDPSQWQYGVELKSRGGALDDYYIDNKCNTCEISGGVCGYAPPVNSFVCVCSDTINTTMDCNARSLQNQPELTWNSVSLPSRKLWMGFLGGLVFVGAA; encoded by the exons ATGGAAAATCTTCCATCcttcaacatcatcatcatccttctCTTCTGTTATGTCACCCAATTCATACTATGGCAAACATTAGCCCAGGACCTACCATGCCGCACCACATGTGGCTCCATACAGGTCAAGTACCCCTTTGGCAGTGGCCACGGCTGCGGCTCCCCCAGGTTCCATCCTTACATAGCATGTTCACCTGAGGGAGACCAGCTCCTCCTCACAACTCACACAGGTTCTTATCCTATCACTTCCATATCCTACACCACCTCCACCTTTATCATCACCCCACCACACATGTCCACATGCACCTCCATGCAACAATCCCCCAACTTAGGCCTAGATTGGGCAAGTCCATTCCAGCTTGGCTCATCAACTTTCCTTCTCCTCTCATGCACACCCCCAACTTCATCTCTTAACATCAAGGGCTCACCTGTTTGTGACACCTCCTCTTATCTTTGTGCGTCGATTTACACTTGTCCATCTGTGATTGGCCTCGGCTTGCCTCTTTTTCCACCTACAAATACGTGTTGTGTGTATTCTCCTGCTAATTTTAATAGCAAAGGTGAGCTTGATCTCCAAAAGTTGAAGTGCATGGGGTATGCTTCAGTAGTGTCCCTTCAGGAACACCCTACCGACCCTTCCCAGTGGCAATATGGGGTGGAATTGAAGAGCAGAGGTGGAGCTTTGGATGATTATTACATAGATAATAAATGCAATACTTGTGAGATTAGTGGTGGTGTATGTGGTTATGCTCCTCCTGTCAAttcctttgtgtgtgtgtgcagTGATACAATCAATACCACTATGGATTGCAATGCCCGCAGTCTGCAGAATCAACCTGAACTGACTTGGAACTCAGTTTCTTTACCCTCCA GGAAGCTGTGGATGGGGTTTCTGGGTGGTCTAGTTTTCGTTGGAGCAGCTTGA